One Equus quagga isolate Etosha38 chromosome 5, UCLA_HA_Equagga_1.0, whole genome shotgun sequence genomic window carries:
- the TEX261 gene encoding protein TEX261 → MWFMYVLSWLSLFIQVAFITLAVAAGLYYLAELIEEYTVATSRIIKYMIWFSTAVLIGLYVFERFPSGMIGVGLFTNLVYFGLLQTFPFIMLTSPNFILSCGLVVVNHYLAFQFFAEEYYPFSEVLAYFTFCLWIIPFAFFVSLSAGENVLPSTMQPGDDVVSNYFTKGKRGKRLGILVVFSFIKEAILPSRQKIY, encoded by the exons ATGTGGTTCATGTACGTGCTGAGCTGGCTGTCGCTCTTCATCCAAGTGGCCTTCATCACGCTGGCCGTCG CGGCCGGACTGTATTACCTGGCAGAACTGATAGAAGAATACACAGTGGCCACCAGCAGGATCATAAAATACATGATCTGG TTCTCCACGGCGGTGCTGATTGGCCTCTATGTGTTTGAGCGCTTCCCCTCCGGCATGATTGGCGTGGGCCTCTTCACCAACCTCGTTTACTTTGGCCTCCTGCAGACCTTCCCCTTCATCATGCTGACCTCGCCGAACTTCATCCTGTCGTGCG GGCTAGTGGTGGTGAATCATTACCTAGCATTTCAGTTTTTTGCGGAGGAATATTATCCTTTCTCAGAG GTCCTGGCCTATTTCACTTTCTGTCTGTGGATAATCCCGTTTGCATTCTTTGTGTCACTGTCGGCTGGGGAGAACGTCCTGCCCTCCACCATGCAGCCAGGAG ATGACGTGGTCTCCAATTACTTCACCAAAGGCAAGCGGGGCAAACGCTTAGGGATCCTGGTTGTCTTCTCTTTCATCAAAGAGGCCATTCTACCCAGTCGTCAGAAGATATACTGA
- the ANKRD53 gene encoding LOW QUALITY PROTEIN: ankyrin repeat domain-containing protein 53 (The sequence of the model RefSeq protein was modified relative to this genomic sequence to represent the inferred CDS: deleted 1 base in 1 codon), with translation MAHISQSDILLYVQRQGPWRRRLCPSSEAGAPPPAVWKRDRASAGGTLRAQGASRWAGRAAGEAQPRPTTRSPMQPAEKVSKVSRSDSESRQPTDSSPVDERDQRAIGRDSELFAAALGNLEWLRFCLNRDHGEILANDKGFTAIHFAAQSSKLACLQVLVEEYKFPVNLPTNNGQTPLHLVIHRDNKTMALPCIHYLLKQGAALNIRTCNGSTPLHLAAREGLLNCVEVLVQNGANVHAQDAMGCKPIDYCKVWNHRICARFLKDAMWKWDKKNFAREMGKLKRLKDQLALMEQDYLTDYQKEHKSLREADFKKWLHGKRLPGGQSLMGNSEQEPCALPQAVAVSKTPKHRGLWPPKSFHPSPEARLQQTLQLKPPPLVMPKPIYMRPTVRRPKLWNLSNNPARSPTIQVGYPQGIRLGVHPDPWPEHDFSSFLRVRSNGHGGASLCTVTGKLVSPVPRLPFEVIVRGLYPLVQPYRMKVPQDLYSVSMRDVPRKRHLGDDTFWTDSLAMNLRETFDEAFLAAVRAHQGLLTLSSPKTHP, from the exons CGGCAGGGCCCCTGGAGGCGCCGGCTCTGCCCCTCGAGTGAGGCGGGCGCCCCGCCCCCGGCGGTCTGGAAGCGCGATCGAGCCTCTGCCGGCGGGACCCTGCGGGCGCAGGGTGCCTCTCGGTGGGCGGGGAGGGCAGCCGGGGAAGCACAGCCCCGGCCAACAACACGGAGT CCCATGCAGCCGGCGGAGAAGGTCTCGAAGGTCTCCCGGAGTGACTCGGAATCGAGGCAGCCGAC CGACTCTAGCCCCGTCGATGAGCGGGACCAGAGGGCGATTGGGAGAGACTCCGAGCTGTTCGCGGCCGCGCTGGGCAACCTGGAATGGTTGCGGTTCTGTCTGAATCGGGACCATGGGGAAATCCTGGCCAATGACAAG GGTTTCACTGCCATCCACTTTGCAGCCCAGAGCAGCAAGCTGGCATGCCTGCAGGTCTTGGTAGAGGAGTACAAGTTTCCAGTAAACCTGCCCACCAACAATGGCCAGACCCCTCTGCACCTCGTCATCCACAGGGACAACAAGACCATGGCTCTCCCCTGCATTCACTATCTGCTTAAGCAAGGCGCAGCCCTCAACAT TCGGACGTGCAATGGCTCCACGCCCCTGCACCTGGCAGCCCGTGAAGGCCTGCTGAACTGTGTGGAGGTCCTAGTGCAAAATGGCGCcaatgtccatgcccaggatgccaTGGGCTGCAAGCCCATCGACTATTGCAAAGTATGGAACCACCGCATCTGTGCCCG CTTCTTGAAGGATGCCATGTGGAAATGGGACAAGAAGAACTTTGCTCgtgagatggggaaactgaagagGCTCAAGGACCAGCTGGCCCTCATGGAGCAGGACTACCTGACTGACTATCAA AAAGAGCACAAAAGTCTGAGAGAGGCTGATTTCAAGAAGTGGCTTCATGGCAAGCGGCTGCCCGGAGGCCAATCCCTGATGGGCAACTCTGAGCAAGAGCCTTGTGCCCTACCCCAGGCCGTTGCTGTCTCCAAGACTCCCAAGCACAGGGGATTGTGGCCTCCCAAAAGCTTCCACCCCTCGCCGGAGGCGCGCCTGCAACAGACTCTGCAGCTCAAGCCGCCGCCCTTGGTGATGCCCAAGCCCATCTACATGCGGCCCACGGTCAGGAGGCCCAAGTTGTGGAACCTTAGCAACAACCCCGCCAGATCCCCCACCATCCAGGTCGGCTACCCACAGGGCATCCGCCTGGGAGTGCATCCAGACCCCTGGCCAGAGCACGACTTCAGCAGCTTCCTCAGGGTGAGGTCCAACGGGCACGGTGGTGCGAGCCTATGCACAGTGACCGGCAAGCTGGTGTCGCCTGTGCCCCGGCTGCCTTTTGAGGTGATAGTCCGCGGGCTGTACCCTTTGGTGCAGCCATACAGGATGAAGGTGCCCCAGGACCTTTACTCCGTCAGCATGAGGGACGTGCCCAGGAAGCGGCACTTGGGCGACGACACCTTCTGGACTGATAGTCTGGCCATGAACCTGCGTGAGACGTTTGATGAAGCCTTCCTGGCAGCTGTGCGAGCCCATCAAGGGCTCCTCACTCTGTCCTCCCCTAAAACCCACCCATAA